The following coding sequences lie in one Flavobacterium cyclinae genomic window:
- a CDS encoding DUF6527 family protein, translating to MKLQHKFVEFIPEVLEDGILYISLTYCTAIHKCVCGCNNEVVTPFSPTDWKMTFDGETISLSPSIGNWNFTCQSHYFIRKSKVEFARIWSSDEINDGVQKDEKKKKNFFFKRKKKKKR from the coding sequence ATGAAGTTACAGCATAAGTTTGTAGAGTTTATTCCAGAAGTATTGGAAGATGGAATATTATATATTTCGCTTACTTATTGTACAGCCATACACAAATGTGTGTGTGGCTGTAACAATGAGGTTGTTACTCCTTTTTCACCAACGGATTGGAAAATGACTTTTGATGGAGAAACCATTAGTTTATCTCCTTCTATTGGCAATTGGAATTTTACATGTCAATCTCATTATTTTATTAGAAAAAGTAAGGTTGAATTTGCTAGAATTTGGTCGTCAGATGAAATAAATGACGGAGTTCAAAAAGATGAAAAGAAAAAGAAAAACTTCTTTTTTAAAAGGAAAAAAAAGAAGAAAAGATAA
- a CDS encoding ThiF family adenylyltransferase, which translates to MLQQLINHSPDLKRLQDEGYELEVKGGYLLIHHIPYVTHLREVKYGILVSELSLANSQRTIKPSTHVINFIGEYPCNADGSIITAIQHSNQQNLGHGIVINFSFSNKPQSGYVDYYEKVSTYSKILSSPAKNIDPLVTEKTFRIRENAIDTDVFQYIDTNSGRAKINLINEKVKGQKIAIIGLGGTGAYILDLLSKTPVSEIHLYDGDVFSQHNAFRSPGAAGKEDLDTVPSKVDYYFNQYSKIHQKITAHHSYVSTDNMKELSTMSFVFICIDNDVSRKLIIQFLLKSNIPFIDVGLGVNALDDSLIGTVRVTTGTHEKHNHLADRIPFVNEDNNDYNTNIQIAELNCLNAVLAVIKWKKLCGFYQDLREEHHSTYSINVNQLTSDEVTA; encoded by the coding sequence ATGTTACAGCAACTAATAAATCATAGTCCCGACCTTAAAAGGTTACAAGATGAAGGTTATGAACTTGAGGTTAAAGGTGGATATTTACTTATCCACCATATACCTTATGTAACTCATCTTAGAGAAGTTAAATATGGTATTTTGGTTAGTGAATTGTCATTGGCTAATAGTCAAAGGACTATTAAACCAAGTACACACGTTATCAATTTTATAGGTGAATATCCTTGCAATGCTGATGGTAGTATCATCACAGCTATTCAACATTCCAATCAACAAAACCTTGGTCATGGAATTGTGATTAATTTTTCTTTTTCCAACAAACCACAAAGTGGTTATGTTGATTATTATGAAAAAGTATCTACTTATAGCAAAATTCTAAGTTCACCGGCTAAAAACATTGATCCGTTAGTTACTGAAAAGACTTTCAGAATTAGAGAAAACGCAATTGATACTGATGTTTTTCAATATATTGATACTAATTCCGGTAGAGCGAAAATTAATCTTATTAATGAAAAAGTTAAAGGTCAAAAAATTGCTATAATTGGGTTGGGTGGAACAGGTGCATACATTCTAGATTTACTTTCAAAAACTCCTGTGAGTGAAATTCATCTTTATGATGGCGACGTGTTTTCGCAACATAATGCATTTCGTTCTCCTGGAGCTGCTGGAAAGGAAGATTTAGACACTGTGCCATCAAAGGTTGACTATTATTTTAATCAGTATTCAAAAATTCATCAAAAAATTACTGCACATCACAGTTATGTTTCAACAGATAATATGAAAGAACTATCAACGATGTCTTTTGTGTTTATATGTATTGATAATGATGTTTCCAGAAAGTTGATTATTCAATTTTTGTTAAAAAGCAATATTCCATTTATAGATGTAGGTCTTGGTGTAAATGCGTTAGATGATTCTTTGATTGGTACTGTTAGAGTTACAACTGGAACTCATGAAAAACATAATCATTTAGCTGATAGAATTCCTTTTGTTAATGAAGATAATAACGATTATAACACTAACATTCAAATAGCTGAGTTGAATTGTTTGAATGCCGTTTTAGCAGTTATTAAATGGAAAAAGCTATGTGGTTTCTATCAAGATCTACGAGAAGAGCATCATAGTACTTACTCTATTAATGTTAATCAATTGACAAGTGATGAAGTTACAGCATAA
- a CDS encoding multiubiquitin domain-containing protein → MNTQKDGQNDHSKRPSLELIIEGKKFEWFEQFITGKQLKELRGLPLDYELFLDIVEPWKDDAILNDETVDLARPGIEQFYIKQKLKYSIDGKNFETDKQYIKGSQIRRQGNIAADFQIYLDNKQPWEDDLIEDDEIVDLARPGKEKFYSKKEVTEFIIIVNGREKQWNQKTISFKQVVELAFGNYQENPNTVYTVTYAKGPHQNPEGSMVKDDKVFVTNKMVFNVTATNKS, encoded by the coding sequence ATGAATACACAAAAAGATGGTCAGAATGACCACAGTAAAAGACCTTCGTTAGAATTAATTATTGAAGGCAAAAAGTTTGAATGGTTTGAGCAGTTTATCACCGGAAAACAACTGAAAGAATTGAGAGGACTTCCTCTTGATTATGAATTATTCTTAGATATAGTTGAACCTTGGAAAGATGACGCTATTTTGAACGACGAAACTGTTGACTTGGCAAGACCAGGAATTGAGCAATTTTACATCAAGCAGAAATTAAAGTATTCTATTGATGGAAAAAACTTTGAAACTGATAAGCAGTATATCAAAGGTTCTCAAATTAGAAGACAGGGAAATATAGCAGCTGATTTCCAAATCTACTTGGATAATAAACAACCTTGGGAAGACGATTTAATTGAGGACGATGAAATCGTAGATTTAGCTAGACCTGGCAAAGAAAAATTCTACTCTAAAAAGGAAGTTACTGAATTTATTATCATTGTTAATGGTAGAGAAAAGCAGTGGAACCAAAAAACAATAAGTTTTAAACAAGTTGTTGAATTGGCATTTGGGAATTATCAGGAAAATCCAAATACAGTTTATACTGTAACCTATGCTAAAGGTCCTCATCAAAATCCTGAAGGCAGCATGGTTAAAGATGATAAAGTTTTTGTAACTAATAAAATGGTTTTCAATGTTACAGCAACTAATAAATCATAG
- a CDS encoding helix-turn-helix domain-containing protein, translated as MENVFANRLQSARRMAGLSLQGLADKLDNLVSKQSLNKYEQGVMKPDSEVLIALANSLNVSIDYFYSVPSIKVEFENIDFRKYSSKLSKTEEASVIEKAKDCFERYFELEDILQLNEKYDYFTFDKEIKTAEDAEDAAKKLREEWNLGYDPIPDVVEMLEDKGYKVIDLLVNDAFDGMKATVGDRKIIVLKKSINANDDVVRKRFTALHELAHHALTFSKDLKHAEEEKLCHVFACAVLYPEEMAKKELHKQRFHFYQKELEIIKERWGISFTAIFHRAHRLGILNDFILRKFHVGYKKRGYHVPNSEPGRYRSKEEPTRMERLVYLGLAKEVLTINEAAYFSGITAWQLRGKMKLLV; from the coding sequence ATGGAAAATGTATTTGCAAATAGACTACAATCTGCCAGAAGAATGGCGGGTTTGTCTCTTCAAGGACTCGCCGACAAACTAGATAATCTAGTTAGCAAGCAGTCTTTGAATAAATATGAGCAAGGTGTCATGAAGCCAGATAGTGAAGTTTTAATTGCATTGGCTAACTCATTAAATGTTTCTATAGATTATTTTTACTCGGTGCCTAGTATTAAAGTTGAATTTGAGAATATTGATTTTAGAAAATACAGTTCAAAGCTGTCTAAAACCGAAGAAGCTTCTGTTATTGAAAAAGCTAAAGATTGTTTTGAAAGGTATTTTGAATTGGAGGATATTCTTCAGTTAAATGAGAAGTATGACTATTTTACTTTTGACAAAGAAATTAAGACTGCCGAAGATGCTGAGGATGCTGCAAAAAAACTGCGAGAAGAGTGGAATTTAGGATATGACCCAATACCGGATGTTGTTGAAATGCTTGAAGATAAAGGTTACAAAGTGATTGATCTTTTAGTTAATGATGCTTTTGATGGTATGAAAGCTACTGTTGGAGATAGAAAAATTATTGTATTAAAAAAGAGTATTAATGCTAATGATGATGTGGTTAGAAAACGATTTACAGCATTGCATGAATTGGCACATCATGCATTGACTTTCTCAAAAGATTTGAAGCATGCAGAAGAAGAAAAATTATGTCATGTCTTTGCTTGTGCTGTACTATATCCAGAAGAAATGGCTAAAAAAGAGCTGCATAAACAACGTTTTCACTTCTATCAAAAAGAGTTAGAAATTATAAAAGAACGTTGGGGAATATCGTTTACTGCTATTTTTCATAGAGCACATCGATTAGGTATCTTGAACGATTTTATTTTAAGAAAGTTCCATGTTGGCTATAAAAAAAGAGGTTATCATGTTCCTAATAGTGAACCTGGTAGGTACAGAAGTAAAGAAGAACCAACCCGAATGGAACGATTGGTGTATTTGGGTTTGGCAAAAGAAGTTCTGACAATTAATGAAGCGGCTTATTTTTCAGGTATAACAGCTTGGCAATTGCGTGGTAAAATGAAATTATTGGTATGA
- a CDS encoding tyrosine-type recombinase/integrase — MSKILRYLKNEHGFEHDFEHALKEKKKYSEPKIYDANGDLAKRWYVYFSFRKKSDGPLERFPNNIYAPQHLEKRERLLWLKTMQRNLSLLLKDGFNPYNPENKFNFEEESNSKSIKEAFEFALNIKKSTLAETSYKGLEGRILRFEKWLNENGFKNRLVSSVNKKVITTYLNEVLIATSAKNRNNTRTDISSIFTVLADNEIISDNFIHKIPVLKSNPEKNKSYTSSEETKIFDYLDKNNKLLSLYVKFISYNFLRPVEVNRITIGDIDLNDKILKIKTKTGFKLKRIPQVLIDEIPDITKYPKDTYLFGRKDFGQYWEATETSRRNDYSDYFLEVKKKFKLGKDYGLYSFRHTFITKLYNTFIKEMTPEEAESNIMAITGHTSKTALRKYLREINAYIPEDYSRFL; from the coding sequence ATGTCAAAAATTTTACGATATTTGAAAAATGAACACGGTTTTGAACACGATTTTGAACACGCTTTGAAAGAAAAGAAAAAATACTCCGAACCAAAGATATATGATGCTAATGGTGATTTAGCAAAGCGCTGGTATGTGTATTTTTCTTTTCGAAAGAAGTCAGATGGACCACTTGAAAGATTTCCAAACAACATTTATGCTCCTCAACACTTAGAAAAAAGAGAGAGATTGTTGTGGCTAAAAACCATGCAAAGAAATTTGTCACTTCTTTTAAAAGACGGATTCAATCCATACAATCCTGAAAATAAATTCAATTTTGAAGAAGAATCTAATAGTAAATCCATTAAAGAAGCTTTTGAATTTGCTTTAAATATCAAAAAAAGCACATTAGCTGAAACCTCTTATAAAGGTTTAGAAGGAAGAATTCTACGTTTTGAAAAATGGCTAAACGAAAATGGTTTTAAAAATAGATTGGTATCTTCTGTCAATAAAAAAGTAATTACAACCTATCTAAATGAAGTTTTAATTGCTACCTCAGCTAAAAACAGAAATAATACTAGAACCGATATTAGTTCAATCTTTACGGTTTTGGCAGATAATGAAATCATATCTGATAATTTTATTCACAAAATTCCAGTTTTAAAAAGTAATCCTGAAAAGAATAAATCTTACACTAGTTCAGAGGAAACTAAAATATTTGACTATTTAGATAAGAATAATAAGTTACTTTCCTTGTATGTCAAATTCATTTCATACAACTTTTTAAGACCTGTAGAAGTTAATCGTATTACAATAGGTGATATAGACTTAAATGACAAAATTTTAAAGATTAAAACTAAAACAGGCTTCAAATTAAAGCGAATTCCTCAAGTTCTAATTGATGAAATACCTGATATCACTAAATACCCTAAAGATACATATTTATTCGGAAGAAAAGATTTCGGACAATACTGGGAAGCTACAGAAACTAGCAGAAGAAATGATTATTCTGATTATTTCCTAGAAGTTAAAAAGAAATTCAAATTAGGCAAAGATTACGGATTGTATAGCTTTAGACATACTTTTATAACGAAGCTTTACAACACCTTTATTAAAGAAATGACACCAGAGGAAGCCGAATCCAATATCATGGCTATAACGGGGCATACAAGTAAAACGGCGTTAAGAAAATACTTAAGGGAAATAAATGCATATATTCCTGAAGATTATTCAAGATTTTTGTAA
- a CDS encoding START-like domain-containing protein has translation MSVKVKYELEFPIQSSPQLLYQYISTPSGLSEWFADNVNSRGEFFTFIWDDSEEKARLASKKTGERIKFKWLDEDGNETDYFFEMKIIEDEITKDVSIVVSDFAHSDELEESKLLWENQISDLKHVLGSV, from the coding sequence ATGAGTGTAAAAGTAAAGTACGAATTAGAATTTCCTATACAATCTTCGCCACAATTATTATATCAATATATTTCTACTCCTTCTGGATTATCAGAATGGTTTGCTGATAATGTAAATTCTAGAGGTGAATTTTTTACTTTTATTTGGGATGACTCTGAAGAAAAAGCAAGATTAGCATCTAAAAAAACAGGGGAAAGAATTAAATTCAAATGGTTAGACGAAGACGGCAATGAAACAGATTATTTTTTCGAAATGAAAATTATAGAAGATGAAATCACTAAAGATGTTTCCATAGTAGTATCCGATTTTGCTCACTCTGATGAATTGGAAGAATCAAAACTTTTGTGGGAAAATCAAATTTCAGACCTAAAACATGTATTAGGTTCCGTTTAA
- a CDS encoding aminotransferase class IV — translation MVNYNGNIQESSSISIENNRGFLFGDSVFETIKVMDNKVLFLEDHYFRLMASMRICRMEIPMNFTMEYFESQIVTLISSLEKNNSYRVRFSVYRESEGFYLPKSRNVQFIVTASPLSSDLYSIGKENYEVELYKDFYIQKQLLSALKTNNKMLQITGSIFASENGYDNCLVLNDEKNVVEALQSNLFMKTGNVVVTPPVSDGCLNGIMRKQVLEILKKIEGIEVNEISISPFDLQKADELFLTNVISGIQPITKYRKKEYTTEFASEVVKRLNAKIRLS, via the coding sequence ATGGTAAATTACAACGGAAATATTCAGGAGAGCAGTTCAATTTCAATTGAAAATAACAGAGGTTTTTTATTTGGAGATAGTGTTTTTGAAACTATCAAAGTAATGGACAACAAAGTATTGTTTCTTGAGGATCACTATTTTAGATTGATGGCTTCTATGCGAATATGCCGAATGGAAATTCCTATGAATTTTACTATGGAATACTTTGAATCCCAAATAGTAACGCTAATTTCTTCTCTTGAAAAAAATAATTCATATCGTGTTCGTTTCTCCGTATATAGAGAATCAGAAGGATTTTATTTGCCAAAGTCAAGAAATGTTCAGTTTATCGTTACAGCCTCGCCTTTAAGTTCCGATTTGTATAGTATTGGAAAAGAAAACTACGAAGTAGAATTATACAAAGATTTTTACATTCAAAAGCAATTGTTATCTGCTCTAAAAACCAATAATAAAATGCTTCAAATTACAGGAAGTATTTTTGCTAGCGAAAATGGTTATGATAATTGTTTGGTACTTAATGATGAAAAAAATGTTGTAGAAGCCTTGCAAAGCAATCTATTTATGAAAACAGGAAATGTAGTGGTCACACCACCTGTTTCTGACGGATGTTTGAATGGAATTATGCGCAAACAAGTATTAGAAATTTTAAAAAAAATAGAAGGAATTGAAGTGAATGAAATTTCTATTTCACCTTTCGATTTGCAAAAAGCAGATGAGTTGTTTTTAACCAATGTAATTTCAGGTATTCAACCCATTACTAAATACAGAAAAAAAGAATACACAACCGAATTTGCATCGGAAGTAGTAAAGCGTTTAAATGCTAAAATCCGTCTTAGTTAA
- a CDS encoding YqgE/AlgH family protein, whose protein sequence is MITTLPKKGHLLIAEPSMLGDVSFNRSVVLLAEHNSDGSVGFILNKPLSYTINDLLPEIEATFKIYNGGPVEQDNLYFIHNIPEIIPNSVEISNGIYWGGDFEATKNLINEGKITKENIRFFLGYSGWSFNQLEMEMQENAWIISENTSENNLLAKASTAMWKEKIIEQGGDYVLFSNSPENPMLN, encoded by the coding sequence ATGATAACAACGCTACCCAAAAAAGGTCATTTGTTAATAGCAGAACCTTCCATGTTAGGTGATGTTTCTTTCAATCGCTCTGTAGTACTTTTAGCAGAGCATAATAGTGATGGTTCTGTAGGTTTTATATTAAACAAACCTTTAAGCTATACTATAAATGACTTGTTACCAGAAATTGAGGCAACCTTTAAAATTTATAATGGCGGCCCTGTAGAACAGGATAATTTGTATTTCATACACAACATCCCAGAAATCATTCCTAATAGCGTAGAGATTTCTAACGGAATTTATTGGGGTGGTGATTTTGAAGCCACAAAAAACCTCATAAATGAAGGAAAAATTACCAAAGAGAATATTCGTTTTTTTCTTGGCTACAGCGGATGGAGTTTCAATCAATTAGAAATGGAAATGCAAGAAAATGCCTGGATAATTTCTGAAAACACTTCTGAAAATAATCTATTAGCTAAGGCTAGCACAGCTATGTGGAAGGAAAAAATAATAGAACAAGGGGGCGACTATGTCTTGTTTTCTAATTCTCCTGAAAATCCAATGCTTAACTAA
- a CDS encoding HU family DNA-binding protein: MNKSELIDAMAASAGITKAAAKLALESFLSNVEGTLNKGGRVSLVGFGSWSVSKRAARDGRNPQTGKTIKIAAKNVVKFKAGAELEGAVNK; the protein is encoded by the coding sequence ATGAACAAATCAGAATTAATCGATGCAATGGCAGCTTCTGCTGGAATTACAAAAGCAGCTGCTAAATTAGCTTTAGAATCATTTTTAAGCAATGTAGAAGGAACTTTAAACAAAGGTGGAAGAGTTTCTTTAGTAGGTTTTGGTTCTTGGTCAGTATCTAAAAGAGCTGCAAGAGATGGAAGAAACCCTCAAACTGGTAAAACTATTAAAATCGCTGCTAAAAACGTAGTAAAATTCAAAGCTGGTGCTGAATTAGAAGGAGCAGTAAACAAATAA
- the fmt gene encoding methionyl-tRNA formyltransferase, with the protein MEKLRIVFMGTPDFAVGILDTIYNNNYEIVGVITAPDKPAGRGQKVSMSAVKEYALEKNLRLLQPTNLKSEEFLNELKSLEANLQVVVAFRMLPEVVWKMPKLGTFNLHASLLPEYRGAAPINWAIINGETKTGVTTFFIDDKIDTGAMILSKETEIGASETAGELHDRLMHLGSTTVLETLQLIESEKATTTLQENNPDVKTAYKLNKENCKIDWTQSGETIFNLIRGLSPYPAAWTYIQDGENEWNVKIYSASFEEKAHSDAIGKISTTKKEIFIAVKDGILKIESLQFPGKKRMLAHELLNGVKLSENAIAL; encoded by the coding sequence ATGGAAAAACTTCGCATTGTATTCATGGGAACCCCCGATTTTGCCGTTGGGATTTTAGATACCATTTATAATAATAACTACGAAATAGTAGGTGTAATAACTGCTCCAGACAAACCAGCCGGTAGAGGACAAAAAGTAAGCATGAGTGCAGTTAAAGAATATGCTTTAGAAAAAAACTTACGCTTATTACAACCTACCAACTTAAAATCGGAAGAGTTTTTAAACGAATTAAAAAGTTTAGAAGCCAACTTACAAGTGGTAGTTGCCTTTAGGATGTTACCTGAAGTGGTTTGGAAAATGCCAAAATTAGGTACATTCAATTTACACGCTTCTTTATTACCAGAATATCGTGGAGCCGCACCCATAAATTGGGCTATTATTAATGGAGAAACCAAAACCGGTGTTACCACTTTCTTCATTGATGATAAAATTGATACAGGCGCCATGATTTTAAGCAAGGAAACAGAAATTGGAGCTAGCGAGACAGCGGGCGAATTACATGATCGTTTGATGCATTTAGGAAGTACAACCGTTTTAGAAACACTTCAATTAATTGAATCAGAAAAAGCAACAACCACATTACAAGAAAATAATCCTGATGTTAAAACTGCATACAAGTTAAATAAAGAGAATTGTAAAATAGATTGGACCCAATCAGGAGAGACGATTTTTAATTTAATCAGAGGATTATCTCCTTATCCTGCTGCTTGGACCTATATTCAAGATGGAGAAAACGAATGGAACGTAAAAATTTACTCGGCTAGTTTTGAAGAAAAAGCACATTCGGATGCTATCGGAAAAATTTCTACCACTAAAAAAGAAATTTTTATAGCAGTTAAAGATGGCATTTTAAAAATTGAAAGTTTGCAATTTCCTGGAAAGAAAAGAATGTTAGCACATGAATTACTTAATGGTGTTAAGTTATCAGAAAACGCAATAGCGCTGTAA
- a CDS encoding RecQ family ATP-dependent DNA helicase: protein MSEALQILQKYWKHDSFREPQEAIIQSVLDGNDTFALLPTGGGKSVCFQIPAMMLNGICLVISPLIALMKDQVQNLQSRNIKAIALTGGISQDDIIDILDNCQFGNYKFLYLSPERLQHDWIVERLKQLPINLIAIDEAHCVSQWGHDFRPAYLKISALKTHFPSTPFLALTATANKRVQEDICTHLALVNPKVFTKSFTRENLAYHVIKTEDKLFKIQQILTKNPQSSIIYVRNRKSCIETSKQLNQLGFTATFYHGGLPSKEKEKNMQLWLENKSQVIVATNAFGMGIDKPDVKTVIHIQLPENIENYYQEAGRAGRNGEKAFGIIVTNPTDIGYTKAQFIDVLPDKKFVKDVYIKLNNYFQIAYGEGYNESFAFSLNQFCAQYQFPILKAFNSLQFLDRQGIITFQSESTEKISLQFIIPSKEVIRYISLHPHDEPIITAILRTYSGIFDVETTINPHLIAKKANTTEKHVEEVIDKLAASQCILLHAKNNDSSITFNEAREDDLTINRVAKFLEHQNKLKEEQFQSVVNYITNDDTCKNKMLLAYFDEISKDDCGICSYCIAKNKTQPKEVPQLILQLLEKCPMNSREIENQLHISSEATIFALKLLLENNKIKINSNNQYYLI, encoded by the coding sequence ATGTCGGAAGCCTTACAAATTCTTCAAAAATACTGGAAACACGATAGTTTTAGGGAACCTCAAGAAGCCATTATTCAATCGGTTTTAGATGGAAATGATACGTTTGCTCTATTACCAACAGGCGGAGGAAAGTCGGTTTGTTTTCAGATTCCAGCCATGATGCTTAATGGCATTTGTTTGGTGATTTCGCCTTTAATTGCATTGATGAAAGACCAAGTTCAAAATTTACAAAGCAGAAATATAAAAGCGATTGCTTTAACAGGTGGGATTTCACAAGATGATATTATTGATATTTTAGACAATTGCCAATTTGGAAACTACAAATTCTTATACCTTTCACCAGAACGTTTACAACACGATTGGATTGTAGAACGTTTGAAACAATTACCTATTAATCTTATTGCAATTGATGAAGCACATTGTGTGAGCCAATGGGGACATGATTTTAGACCTGCTTATTTAAAAATTTCGGCTTTAAAAACGCACTTCCCTTCTACTCCATTTTTAGCCTTGACTGCAACAGCAAACAAAAGAGTTCAGGAAGATATATGTACACATTTAGCGTTGGTAAATCCGAAAGTTTTTACCAAATCATTTACTCGAGAAAACTTGGCTTATCATGTGATTAAAACCGAGGATAAACTTTTCAAAATACAGCAGATTTTAACCAAAAACCCGCAATCTTCTATCATTTATGTTCGTAATCGTAAATCGTGTATTGAAACATCAAAACAGTTGAATCAATTGGGATTTACAGCTACCTTTTATCATGGCGGACTCCCATCAAAGGAGAAAGAAAAAAACATGCAATTGTGGTTGGAAAACAAATCGCAGGTTATTGTAGCCACGAATGCTTTTGGAATGGGAATCGACAAACCCGATGTAAAAACAGTAATTCACATTCAACTTCCAGAAAATATTGAAAATTATTATCAGGAAGCCGGAAGAGCGGGTAGAAATGGCGAAAAAGCGTTTGGGATAATTGTCACAAACCCTACAGATATTGGTTACACTAAAGCCCAATTTATAGATGTTTTACCTGATAAAAAATTCGTAAAAGACGTTTACATCAAGCTGAACAATTACTTTCAAATCGCTTATGGTGAAGGTTACAATGAAAGCTTTGCTTTTAGTTTGAATCAATTTTGTGCACAATATCAATTTCCGATTTTAAAAGCATTCAATAGCTTGCAATTTTTAGATCGTCAAGGCATTATTACCTTTCAGAGTGAATCTACTGAAAAAATTAGTTTGCAATTTATCATCCCAAGTAAAGAAGTAATTCGTTATATCAGTTTGCATCCGCATGACGAACCCATTATTACTGCTATATTAAGAACTTATTCCGGAATTTTTGATGTGGAAACCACTATAAATCCGCATTTGATTGCTAAAAAAGCAAATACAACCGAAAAACATGTGGAAGAAGTAATTGATAAATTGGCTGCGAGTCAGTGCATTCTTTTGCATGCAAAAAACAATGACAGTTCGATTACTTTTAACGAAGCACGTGAAGACGACTTAACCATCAATCGAGTGGCTAAGTTTTTAGAACATCAAAACAAATTAAAGGAAGAGCAATTCCAAAGTGTTGTGAATTATATTACTAATGATGATACGTGCAAAAACAAAATGCTACTTGCCTATTTTGATGAAATCTCAAAGGATGATTGTGGCATTTGTTCGTACTGTATTGCAAAAAATAAAACCCAACCAAAAGAAGTACCCCAATTAATTCTTCAATTGCTTGAAAAATGTCCGATGAATTCGAGAGAAATTGAAAACCAACTACACATTTCTTCAGAAGCCACTATCTTTGCCCTAAAATTATTATTGGAAAATAATAAAATTAAAATTAATTCAAACAATCAATATTACCTTATATAA
- a CDS encoding AAA family ATPase, with protein MNKEIVVLIGGPSSGKTTLIEALKAKGHTCYPEISREVIREAQEQGIEQLFLEKPLLFSELLLEGRKKQFHQALNEEADVVFLDRGIPDVLAYMHYIGDSYPSFFDKACQDYKYSSIFVLPPWKEIYVSDAERYENYEQAVLIHEHLIETYKKYGYSITEVPKDTVENRVAFIMKHLNQ; from the coding sequence ATGAATAAAGAAATTGTGGTTTTAATAGGTGGACCAAGTTCTGGAAAAACCACCTTAATCGAAGCATTAAAAGCAAAAGGACACACTTGTTATCCTGAGATTTCTCGTGAAGTAATCCGTGAAGCTCAAGAACAAGGAATTGAACAATTGTTTCTCGAAAAACCACTTTTATTTAGTGAATTATTATTAGAAGGCAGAAAAAAACAATTCCATCAAGCTTTAAATGAAGAAGCCGATGTTGTTTTTTTAGATCGCGGTATTCCAGATGTTTTGGCTTACATGCATTATATTGGCGATTCGTATCCTTCCTTTTTTGACAAAGCGTGTCAGGATTATAAATATAGTTCGATATTTGTTTTACCCCCTTGGAAAGAAATCTATGTTAGTGATGCCGAACGTTATGAGAACTACGAACAAGCCGTTTTGATTCACGAACATTTAATAGAAACTTACAAAAAATACGGTTATTCGATTACAGAAGTTCCGAAAGATACGGTGGAAAATCGTGTAGCTTTTATTATGAAACATCTTAATCAATAA
- a CDS encoding DUF493 family protein, translating into MDKKTEEFYIRLKEELSNSTLWPSEYLYKFIMPSNAHSIAKVEAAFNNMGAVITTQQSKTGKFTSVSVSVNMQNPQSVIDKYIEVSDIEGIISL; encoded by the coding sequence ATGGATAAGAAAACAGAAGAATTTTACATACGATTAAAAGAAGAGTTATCAAATTCAACACTTTGGCCTTCAGAATACTTATATAAATTTATCATGCCTTCTAACGCACATAGTATTGCAAAAGTAGAAGCTGCTTTTAATAATATGGGAGCTGTTATTACGACACAACAGTCAAAAACAGGTAAATTTACAAGCGTTTCAGTAAGTGTGAACATGCAAAATCCGCAAAGTGTAATTGATAAATACATTGAGGTTTCGGATATTGAAGGCATCATTTCATTATAA